tccgggccgagcttgcgtcttctttgttgtacaggtcgggatcctgggtaaaccgagagcttgtgggacatgagctcgggatcaatcccgggcatgtcggaggccttccatgcgaagaggtcagaaTTAGCTCTCAGGAGTTCACCTAACctttgttttagggtttcccctaggttggctcctatgtaagtgttttttccttcctcctctccgacttgtatctcctcggtttttcctcccggttggggccgcagctcttctctggcccttgTGCCACCGagctctatggtgtggacttctttgccctttcctctcaggtttaggctttcattgtagcattttcttgccaatttttggtctcccttcaccgttgctattcctcctggggttgggaatttcatgcaaaggtggggagtagataccactgctccaaggcgattaagggtagtcctgccgattaaggcattgtaggctgacctttcatcgatgactatgaagtctatgctcagagtccttgatttttccccttttccaaaagtggtgtgaaggggtaagAATCCCAGCggttttattggcgtatcccctaatccatatagggtgtcggggtaggctctcaactctttttcatctaaccctagcttgtcgaaggcgggcttgaaaaggatgtccgccgagcttccttggcctactagggttctgtggagatgagcattggctaggatcatagttatcaccacgggatcatcatgcccggggattatcccttgcccatcttcttttgtgaacgAGATAGTAGGGAGGTCGGGTGTCTCTTCCCCGATTtgatagactcttttgagatgtcttttgcgagaggatttagTGAGCccccctcccgcaaatcctcctaagatcatatggatatgtctctctggagtCTGCGGCGGTGGATCTCTTCTGTCCATGTCATCTCGCTTTCTTTTTCCATGGGTGTccgacctttccatgagatatctatcaagccgaccttctctagccagcttttctatcacatttttgaggtcgtaacagtcgttggtggagtgaccatatattttatggtactcgcaataattgctgcggcttcccccttttttatttttaataggtcttgggggtggcagcctttcggtgtggcaaatctctctgtatacatccactatagaagttTTTAGAGGAGTATAGGAGTGATATTTCCTgggcctctcgagaccgagttcttccttcttcttgacttccctttccctctccttGGATGAGGGAGGGGGtccaggtcgccaactcaggtctcttaatttcgcattctcttccatgttgatgtacttttcggccctttcttgtacatcacttagagaaacggggtgccttttagatatggactgtgagaagggaccttctctgagcccattgactagccccattatgactgcctctgtgggcaggtcttggatctccaaacatgccttattgaacctttccatataggctcttaaagactctccgacctcctgttttattcccaggaggctcggtgcatgttttactttatctttttgaattgagaacctcatcaaaaacttccttgagaggtcttcaaagctagTGATTGAtctcggggggaggctatcgaaccacttcattgctgctttcgataaagtggtcgggaaggctttgcatctcgtagcgtcggaggcatcagctagatacatccgacttttgaagttgcttagaTGATGCTTCGGGTCTGTGGTCccatcgtagaggtccatatcagggcttttaaaGTTTTTCGGAACTTTtaccctcattatgtcctcgctgaaaggatcttctCCACCCGAGAGTTGGTCTTCTTGTTCGTCACGGGAGTTGTGACTCTTGAGGGAGGATTCCAgctgtaagagttttctttctaactcttttcgccgcTCCATCTCCTCTTTGAGATACCTTTCGGTTTCCTTCTGTTTCTCCCGCTCTTGCTCCAATTGTTCCAGGCGGCTATGGACTAATCCCATTAATTCAGCTACGTGAGATGGTCCGCCTTTTTCTGATTCACGCCCATCTGAGGAATTTACCTTCGGATTCTTCACTCCGGAGGTACCCTCTCTGTGTTGATTGTTATCTTCCTGGTGTAGGGCCAGGTCTTCATCGTTATTACCTATGCctagattctcttgctcagaatctgttttcgcatggccttcttcgtgggatctgtccgccatcaatggatgatctctcgggtccccggcaacggcgccaatgttacggtgggtaaccggagataaaTGAGATGGATGGCGTTGAGTGGCCCAAGTGTATGAAGGAGGAGGACTCCGGATGGGTCTGCAACTTcaggaggctccgtccgacttgcgcGCATGaatgaatggggggtggtacctgcaaagacactccgatgcctaagttagcaagagtgtgagcaggtctagagagtattgggcttagagatacctgaggggtgtcagagTATTtgtagtggtgaaccaataaccaccgttggagtagtgccgtatctttagggtgttaaccgtccccattatcttggggaggttaagatatggctttatgaagcggttagagagattttaggggcggtcaCTCAtaagtgtttatctgccagctaatctcatgtcCGACTTCTTTAGCGCAGGTCGGGATGAACACCGACTTCGTATGTGAAGGTCGGCGTTTAGtaaggcttaatctattggattaggccttttagttggacctgggcctttacattgggccagggtatgaacagtgcccctacttgagcccaagatctcttttaaggcttgggttcaagtatttaactcgggttcgtagccgactttcacgggttttgaaaccgacgtgattttcgcgaccttttgtttctgacagttatgtcaattcaagcgtcgtgtccgttaaGGAAGCGTTTGgggattgagggctttggtaacggtgcaatcACATTAATGACTGCCTCATTTTTACCGTTATGCCCCTTAGTGTGTTTATAAATGTTTTCCCtctcttccatttttctttccGCAATCTTTAGTGTTTATTTCTTCCATGTCATGCCttttgcatgttttgttttaTGCGTGGATAGGTTGGCCTGTAGATTCTAGCTTCGTATCTCTCCTCTTTAGGGGccgtgtttttttatttttctttttctttttcttttttccttttgtaggtttctgccacttttcttttaaaaaatggcttccgtagacgttctttctcagtgggttgatgttacggtccttggggaggaaccgttggtcgatgctgagtttatcactcatcttcgtactcatcacaggctctgtacttcggaggaggacgagccaaaatataaactgataatcccgggtcctgaagaccgggtctgttttgggagagTTAATGAGGCGACCCCTCATTTTTCttcatgtatgaatgtatgatcacccgtttgggtgtttttcttcctttctcggaTTTCGAGATAtctgttttgcaccactgtagagttgcccctactcaacttcaccccaattcttggggttttttgaagatcTATCAGTTTATTAGCCACGCTCTggactttccgacctctttgaggattttcttctttctctttcatgtgactaagccctttagtgggctaaacaacaaacagcagtgggtatccttccgagccatacaaggtcggaggattttcaccctttttgacgaatcttttcatgacttcaaaaactattttttcaaagtacaagctgtagagggtcaccacccctttttcctggatgagcattcctcccctcgctttcccctttattggTTGCCGTCCTCCCCTTGTGAAAAGTATGGTTCAGATGACCTGgatgaggtggaggcggccattgtggggtttttccgagaagcgtgggggagggccccatacttggataccAGAAAAATCCTCCAGGGAACGCCGACTTTTGTTCAATCTCAAttaggtagtgcatgcattccTGATTTCCGAGTTGTTTCTACCGACTTGAATGTTACCGACTTATAACTGTTGGTTGTTTTTCTTGTAGATATGGCAAGGAAGAATGCTCAGGAGGCTTACCAAAGGGTCCAGGAGGCTAAAgcgaagtcccgggctaggtcCGGGGGTGCCAAAGCAGtcatctctcctcctcctcctcctcctcctcctaggAATGTGGGCACTCCCTCTCAACCCATTGTCATTTCTTCCTCAAGTTTGTCTCGACCACCCCCTTCTGCCCAAATTCTCTccgagccagagaagaagaagcgcaagacttcggagtctggctcttctttgGATGGtagggttaaggcggatgctcttgcattcgttcgaaagaacatctatccttaTATAAgcatggatgatgtttctgtccGGAACCACCTCACCGCTCTggccgaggagagttttagggcggcgggtgtttgtggcaaacttttggacatttttgagaagactcccctcagctctttgggggcatcctcgagggttgaggagttggaggggaggcttcttatttatgaaaaacatgagaaggagttgaaggaggagagagataagttgaagaaggagagggatcaccttAAGGAGGAGGAGGGTAAGCTGCGGGCTCAATGTACTTTGGAGGCAAATTTGAGGAAAACAGCACAAGACAGCTACCACAgtttatttcaagatattgtggctgtgaggaaggacttgctgaattctcggaacgcatacgccgagttggaggactctatcgctGAGGGCGCtgaggagtcttggagaattttcctggagcaagtcagagttatcgctcccgacttggatctttctcctctACATCCTGACAAGGTGGTTATTGATGGCGCCATCGTTGATCCTCCTGTCCCCGAGGTTGTTTCCGAGTCAGatttgaagactcgggggcagaggattattgagtctcctcctcatTCCCGagatgctccgagttcttcagCCGTTCATCCGACTTCCTCTTCAGCTCCCTCTCCTGGTCCTGGTGGCGCTCCTCCCGAGTCTGGCGGTGGTGATTCCTCTACTCCTTTGAAGAAATGACTCCTattttttatggctatatgggggcccggcctgtgggtccccccttttttaaacttatttataTGTTTGTGTTGGTGGTTGTGAGAACAAtttcttttggccttttaaggccgttaACAAAATACTTTGGCGAGTGCCCTTTTTGAATAAGGGTTTAACAAAGTAcccccttttttggataagggttttaagTTACCTTGTGCGTGTATGCTTTTCTAATTTTCCTGAATTCCCCTTAGCTTTTTCttgaaaacctttctttttggaTTGCTTGTTTTTCGTTAAGGACTTTCGGGTCGTCCTTTAAACTTCTTCTTAGGTTTTCCTATCTCTTTTTGTTATTCCTCATACTCAACTTTTGTTTTAGCGAGTTCtcatgacttaggttatttttgcgatgcgtttttcttctactcggtttTATACTCCGATCTACGGATCGAAGTGTTTCCAAGTTTTCCTACTCGGGGTCTCGttccgacttatgagtcgggttggttcccgagtttttacgatcgactcatataacctctttacaccgacttgtacctcgtcgttttatcctgacgaccatctaggtcgattcatgggattttcacgttttgtcgagcttaagttggcgcgtttcgtagaaagacttagaaaaataaaggaggatattataagagatatcatgaatgaaaaagatctttattgattggggaggtaccttcttttgctactaagggttttgaTAGCCTATtcccttagtctctactatgatgcctcgttaaaaacccttctccagaaaaaacccttttggggaaaaaatcatgaagttgggaaaagagtacatcagggagtagagttcgcttttaactatagtacctttttaagttacaagcatgccacgacctcggGAGCTCGGTGCCGTTCAGGTcgattattttataataaccttttcctaaaacttcattgactttgtaaggtcccttccaatttgcggcaagctttccttctcctgatttgttgactccaatgtcgtttctgattagaACCAAGTCATCCggggcaaatgttcttcgaatgactttcttgttgtaccttgtagtcattctttgcttcagcgcagcttctcttatctgggcaccttctcggacttcggagagcaagtcgagctcctctttgtgacCTCGTATATTTCCGACCTCGtcgtggagaattacccttgggctttgctcattgatttctattggaatcatggcttccacgccatagactagtcggaagggtgtttctcctgtggcggattgaggagttgtcctataagcccataacacttgagggagctcttcagcccaagctccctttgcttcctgtagtCTTTTCTTTaatcctgccagtatgaccttgttagctgcctcggcttgcccattggcttgtgggtgttccaccgaggtgaactggtgctTGATTTTCAGACTGGCTACTAGATTTCTGAAGGTGgcatcggtgaattgggttccattgtctgtagtgatggaataaggtattccataccttgtgatgatgtttttgtagaggaacctgtgacttctttgagcggtgataatggctaatggttctgcttctatccacttcgtgaaataatctattcccacgatcaagtatttgacttgtcctggtgcttggggaaaaggacctaacaaatccattccccattttgcaaagggccagggagaagtgatactgatgagctcttctggtggagctacgtgaaaatttgcatgcatctgacatggttggcactttttcacaaagtctgtggcatctttctgcaaggtcggccagtagaatcctgctcggattactttcctggcgaGTGACCTTGCTCctagatggtttccgcagatcccactatgtacctcctccaacacctcggtggttcttgaggtcggtacgcactttagtaatggtgttgatatccctcttctgtaaaggacatttctcaccaaagtataatgttgtgcttcccttcggatctttttagcttctttttcctctttagggaggatgtcaaatttcaggtatttgactaagggattcatccatccgaggtttaaaccgactacctcaagcGTCTCCTGCTTATCTTCTGTTTTTGCAACTGAGGGctcttggagggtttcttgaatcaggcttctattgtttcctcctggtttggtacttgctaacttggatagggcatccgctctgctgtttagatcccgagttatgtgtttgacctcggtttctgcaaagtGTCTAAGAtgctctgatgagcggataatttgtacactttttggcattgtttttagtatgtttttggtatgatctagttagtttttagtatatttttattagtttttagctaaaattcacttttctggacttcactatgagtttgtgtatttttctatgatttcaggtattttctggctgaaattgagggacctgagcaaaaatctgattcagagaccaaaaaggactgcagatgctgttggattctgacctccctgcactcgaagtggattttctggagctacagaagcccaattggcgcgctctcaacggcgttggaaagtagacatcctgggctttccagcaatatatgatagtccatactttgcccaagatttgatggcccaaaccggtgttcaaagtcacctcaagaaatcccagcgttaaacgccggaactggcacccaaatgggagttaaacgcccaaactggcaccaaagctggcgtttaactccaagaagagtctctgcacaaaaaatgcttcattgctcagcccaagcactcaccaagtgggcccggaagtggatttttatgtcatttactcatttctgtacaccttaggctactagttttctataaataggacctttgactattgtataaaaaatcttttgatcactttagatctctagatcatctttggacattttagttcttagatcattgggaggctggcctcacggccatgccagaccttatgcttatgtattttcaacggtggagtttctacacaccatagattaaggtgtggagctctgctgtacctcgagtattaatgcaattactattgttcttccattcaattccgcttgttctttgtccaagatatcacttgttcttcaacttgatgaaggtgatgattgacactcatcatcattctcacccatgaacaaggtgactgacaaccacccttgttctacaagcaactaAGGCcatagtgaatatctcttggattcctgattgcacgatgcatggttgatcacctgacaaccgagtgctcgcctaacaaacgagccaaccattccgtgagatcagagtcttcgtggtataggcgagaactgatggcagcattcaagagaatccggaaggtctaaccttgtctgtggtattctgagtaggattcaatgactgaatgactgtgacgtgcttcaaactcctgaaggcggggcgttagtgacagacgcaaaagaatcactggattctattccggcctgattgagaaccgacagatgaattccgctatgctgtgacagagcatatgcaatcgctttcactgagaggatgggaggtagccactgacaacggtgaaacccttgcttaagcttgccatggaaaggagtaagaaggattggatgaaggcagtaggaaagcagagagacggaagggaaggcatcttcatgcgcttatctgaagttcctaccaatgaattacataagtatcactatctttacctttgtgttattttcgttcatcatcatatacatttgagtttgcctgactaagatttacaagatgaccatagcttgcttcaatactaacaatctccgtgggatcgacccttactcgcgtaaggtttattacttggacgacccaatgcacttgctggttagttgtgcgaagttgtgtaatgccatggtattgagctaccacgtttttggagccattatcggggattatgagagttgtgaaaaagtattgttcacaatttcgcgcaatggagaaattagggatctttgaggtgcaagctgcaaaaatctcactagagatggcagacaactcaagaaaacaagcttatggacttgtagagaatgttttggttaagattgaggaccattacatccctactgatttcatagtcctagagactgggaagtgcatggatgaatccatcatccttggcagacccttcctagccacagcaaaggctgtgattgatgttgatagaggagagttgatcattcaagtgaatgaagaatccttggtgtttaaggcccaaggacatccctctatcatcatggagaggaagcatgaagagcttctctcaaaacagaaccaaacagagcccccacagtcaaactctaagtttggtgttgagaggccacaaccaaactctaagtttggtgttgaacccccacattcaaattctaggtttggtgttgggaggttccaacacggttctgagtatttctgaggctccatgagagtcctctgtcaagctaatgacattaaagaagcgcttgttgggaggcaacccaatgttttatagttaactattttcttttgtattttatcttttttgtaggttgatgatcataagaagtcacaaaaacaatgaaaaaagcaaaaacagaatgaaaaacaggaagaaaaacagcacaccctggaggaagatgctgctggcgtttaaacgccagtaagcctagcagttgggcgtttaacgcccagtctggcaccattctgggcgtttaacgccagaaaggggcaccagactggcgttaaacgccagaaaagggcaagaacctggcgttaaatgccaggaatgggcatcagcccggcgtttaacgccagaaatggctcaaaacgtgaattttgatgccatttggtgcagggatgactttttcttgacaccacaggatctgtggaccccacaggatccccacctaccccaccatcactctctctcttcttcccccattcaccaatcacctcaacacctcttccccaaaaacccttcacctatcaaatcccatctttctcttcaccactcacatccatccttcataaatccccaccaacctcacccttcaaattcaaaccacttttcctcccaaaccgacccataatggccgaaccattacccccctctctcctatatatacccttcttcaacccttcattttcacacaacctaaacaccacttctccccctctttggccgaacacaccaccatctccctcttcatcatttcttcttcttctactctcttctttcttcttttgctcgaggacgagcaaacattttaagtttggtgtggtaaaagcgttgctttttcatttttccataaccattatggcatccaaggccggaga
Above is a genomic segment from Arachis stenosperma cultivar V10309 chromosome 1, arast.V10309.gnm1.PFL2, whole genome shotgun sequence containing:
- the LOC130934234 gene encoding uncharacterized protein LOC130934234, whose product is MPLSVFINVFLLFHFSVSAIFQTSSFLARAVFLCSKISALSNLHFLDKDMARKNAQEAYQRVQEAKAKSRARSGGAKAVISPPPPPPPPRNVGTPSQPIVISSSNMARKNAQEAYQRVQEAKAKSRARSGGAKAVISPPPPPPPPRNVGTPSQPIVISSSNMARKNAQEAYQRVQEAKAKSRARSGGAKAVISPPPPPPPPRNVGTPSQPIVISSSSLSRPPPSAQILSEPEKKKRKTSESGSSLDGRVVIDGAIVDPPVPEVVSESDLKTRGQRIIESPPHSRDAPSSSAVHPTSSSAPSPGPGGAPPESGGGDSSTPLKK